The region CCTGCAGCGGATCAGGCAACATTCCTTTGGCCACCGCGATACTGTTCACTTGCTGTAAAAATTGTAATACAACCTGCTCTATATTGTCCCCGTTTTGTTCTACATCAATTGTTGTTTTAGCAACTGTTTCCCCTTTGGCAAAGATTTGCTTATTGGGATACAATTCCAGATGTGCGATGACTGGTTCATCCAATACCGTATTCCCATGAGTTACAATCCTTACTACTATACTGCCATTGGCATTTTGTAAAGCCTTAATTGCATCTTCAAAGTCCACTTGACTGATCCGTAACATCTCCATATTTGAATCCTGTTTTCCTATCCGCTGCAGCAGTTTCCGGTTGGTTTCTACAAGAATGTGCAGCAATTCGTTTTGCACTTGATCTCCAGCAGCGTCTATGACCGCGGTTGCCAATACTTCATTCGCTCGATATTGCACCGTGCCCTCCCGCAGGTATTTAATCCCGGAACTTAGCCTGGCTGTTGCTTCGGATAGCCGATCAACGTCACTTTGTAAATTGTCGCGTACCCTACTGAGATCGGCGATGCGCATATCCAAATCCTTTTTCGTTGCTTCCATCACTGCCATATCTGACTTCGCTTTTTCTAAGTCGCTATGAGCGTTATTATAATCCTCCTGAGCTTTACTTAGTGCTGCCATTGTTTGATCCCGCTGTTCAATCACGCTGGCCAGTTGTGTTCTCACATCGGCCAGTTTGCTCGTTATGGCCGCAGTTCTGCTTACAAGATTGCTGAACTCCTGCTCTTTTTCCTGTAACAGGAGTTGGTTGGCCTCCAGTTGTTCATTCTTTTGGTTTACCTCGGCAGAAAGTGTCGTCAGTTCCGCCCGTAGTTTCTCCATCCCAAACAAGGCTGTTCGTACATCGCGGGACACGATAGTTAGGATGGTAAGTGTGGATGCGGCAATGAGAATGCCGGTTGTTACGGCAACGATAATCGAGGTGTATTTGGGGCGCAGTCCGAACAAAGACAGCTTCTTTTTTCCAACCTTAGTGCCAATCTTGTCACCAATATAAGCAATGGCTCCGCCCATGATGCCCAGGATAGCGATAAGTGCCAGTCCAAACATGCCAATCCCCTTCCTCTATAATGATGGAAGCGCCAAACACTACGAGGTAAAAGGGTTTATCGTTGCCTGCTAACATAAACCATTTTGTCCCATCATTTCGTATCCGGTACGCTTACACTTCATTAAGTAAGAGGCTCCGGTTTTTTGGCCGGAGCCTCTTTGTTGTTAGAATTTAATGTTCACAGTCGCTTTTGTTTGGTCGCCGGCCTTATCTAATTTCTTATAGTCAAGTACCGCATTTACATTTTTCGCTACATTCTTGCCATAGGTAACTTGGAACCCTTTGTCTGCCTGGCTGCTGCTGCCAAAACCGGTAGAAGTAGCACCAGCGAAGTTAAAGCCGGATTGGTCAGGCAGGGCATTGGCATCGTAATTGATATAACTTACCTGAGCGCCTAAGATATCCGTGCCGATACGGTAAGCATTGGCTTTTTGCGTAGTATTACGTACATACTCCGCACCTACTTTCTTACCGAACACATTGACATCTGTGCTCAAGGCAGCATACTCGTTGGTATTACCGGTGTTGTCGAGTTTGAGGTAATCGGCCGCAAGGTTGGTTCCATAGAATTGGGTCTTATATTCTGCCGCTTGGACTTTGGTATCGCCACTATTATCATAGACTAACGTTACATTGCTCAACTTGGCTTTGGCCCCGGTAATTGCGGCGCCATCGACTTCATAGGAGTTGTAGAGCAGGCCTTGGCCAAGTTTCAAGTCTTGTTTACCCAAAACGGCATCGACACCGGCAAGCTTAGTTTCCACGTTGAACCGGTCAATAATGGGAGAACCCAAATTATCAATCGAAGTTTTATCGATGCCATTCGCATCAGCGGTGGTTAAACGCGCATTGATTCTGGTGTCATCATTGACTTTTCCGGTTGCGCCGAGGCGAAGACGATAGGTGGTATCTTCCGTTGCATTATCATATTGAACGCGCGCTTCACCATTGAACTTAATTTGGTTGTCCAATTGTTTTTGGATACCGTCAACTTTAATTCCCAGGCTGTTAAGTTCAGTACTAAACTCAACCGCTAATTTATCGACGATCACTTTTTGATCAACGGTAGAAACTTTACCCATTGCCTTAGCGACGATTTGGGCCATCTCATAGCGAGTCATCGTTTTATCGCCTTTAAAGGTGCCATCGCTATAACCGCCGACAATACCGGCTTGAGCTAGTTTATTAACCGCATCGTAGGCCCAGTGCTTTTGGGGAACATCGGCAAAAGGGTTTGCAAAAGCGGGTGCAGCGAAAGCTACGGTTAAAGCAGTGGCAATAGCAGTTTTTAATAGTCTCTTTTTCAATTCTATTCCTCCAATAAAATTTAATAGTTTTGTAAACTCAAGCCCCTACAGTTCACTATGTATAGGCTTGTTCTCCGCCTTGCGGCATGCATGTTTACCTATGCATTCACCCCCTTGCTGCGAATGAAAGCTTCCACACTCTTCTTCATTCGCATTTAACCTTAAGGTACATCCCCAACCGGTTGTCTTTATCATACCAAGTCGATATGAAGAACCAATGAACAACTTATGAAGAACCTATGCTTTTTTTATGAAGGACGCATGAATAACCTGTGAATTGTTTTGAGAATAAAGTAAACTGTCAAAAAAATCTACCCTCTGGATGGATAGGCGCAGCTAGAAAAACCGGCTTACTCCAAGCTTTGCGGCCGAGAAAATATGCCATCCATGACTTTCTCGGCATTAGCCCCCTCCATGGGGCGTCACTGCGAAAGTCGTGGGTTACACTTATGTCAATCAGAAATTGATAATTTTTTTAACAAAAATGATATTACCGAACCGTCACCGATTGCCTAAATCCAATCATACAATATTATGTAAAATAAAAACCATCATGCAGGAGAGGTTTTGGTGCATATCCAATATTGATTTCACTGCGAAAACCACGAATCAATTGACTGCCTAGAAAAGACGATTCAAGATTGTGAAGCTAACTGTGAAAAACATGACCACCTATGCCGCAAAAACACCGGATGTGACCATGAGAGTGAGACAACTGCGATTATTGCGTGACTGCGCCGATATCTGCGGTTTAACCGCCAAATATATTGCACGCTGTAGTACCTTTTCAAAAGATATCGCCAGCTTATGTGCTTGTATTTGTGAAATATGCGGAAAAGAGTGTTTGAAACACTGTGATGATGAATCACAGCATTGCGCCCATGTCTGTCTGCATTGTGCAAAAGAATGCCAACATTCTGCAATAGCATAAATTATCAGGTTACTCGGCGATAAGTCGCCGAGTTTTTTTGAAGAACAAAAGAAAATGGTTATCCAACTGAAGTCCTTAAAAATTTATATTTTTTATCACAGTAAAACAGGGGCTGCCTAATTGATTTTAGGCAGCCCCTTCAGGTTTTGATCCTGTAAATCTCCCAATGCACTATCCGGATTCGTCCAGGTACGATGCATGATCTCTTTTAATTAACAAAATGCAGAAAAATCCAATCGGCGTTAGCAACTCATTAATCATCGGCAATAAGCCGAAACCCAAGGTGACCAGTGCACTGACAGATATTACCGCTAAGGCGATGCGCCGAAACAAAACGGCATCAACGCTTTGAAAGACCTTGTTTCCGAGCTACCAGCCCAACGCTATCGCAGGAATG is a window of Sporomusaceae bacterium ACPt DNA encoding:
- the smc_2 gene encoding Chromosome partition protein Smc; the encoded protein is MFGLALIAILGIMGGAIAYIGDKIGTKVGKKKLSLFGLRPKYTSIIVAVTTGILIAASTLTILTIVSRDVRTALFGMEKLRAELTTLSAEVNQKNEQLEANQLLLQEKEQEFSNLVSRTAAITSKLADVRTQLASVIEQRDQTMAALSKAQEDYNNAHSDLEKAKSDMAVMEATKKDLDMRIADLSRVRDNLQSDVDRLSEATARLSSGIKYLREGTVQYRANEVLATAVIDAAGDQVQNELLHILVETNRKLLQRIGKQDSNMEMLRISQVDFEDAIKALQNANGSIVVRIVTHGNTVLDEPVIAHLELYPNKQIFAKGETVAKTTIDVEQNGDNIEQVVLQFLQQVNSIAVAKGMLPDPLQGTVGSISGAELFNTVNHLKKKGGIVQLSAVAVADTSVAGPLEINFVMEHR